The window ACTGGTGAAGTTTGTCAACGCAAAATATAATGGTGTGGTTCCAAACTATAACATCAAGAACCTTGCCAACTTCccaactttgaagaaagacatTGACGAGATCTTGAGCAGCTACATTGACGAAATGGAACTGGGCCACGAAAGGCGTGGTTTGGAAATCGCCATGTCATTAAGTGCTCGTGGTAACCTATTCCTACAAGAAAACAAGCTGGACAACACCTTGTTCTCTGAGCACCCTGACAAGGCAGACGCCGTCGTTGGTGTTGGTCTAAACATTGTCTACGCCGTCGCATCAGTCGTTGGCCCTTTCATTCCTGAGACTGCTGAGAAGATTTACAAGATGTTGAATGCTCCAGCTCTAAAGATTGACAACGAGTTCCACTTGGCCATTTTGGGTGGTCACAACATCAGCAAGGCAGAATACTTGTTCCAGCgtattgatgaaaagcAGATTGAACAATGGAGACAGAAGTATGGTGGTAAACAAACCTAATGCCCTTGCAACTCATGATAAACACTATAATATagatttttttctctttcgaTTTGTACacaagatgatgaaatatgaCTAATCTCAAAATTCTACGTTAACCTATAGCTATAGCTGTAAGAATCAATACTCATTTGACCTCTTTCAGAAGCTTTTTACATCTTTTGTCACTTTTATAAAATTAAGTGCTTTTATGAAGCAGAAGTTCGAAGACATGATATCGTCGGCCGATTataaaactttcaaaggtaAACAGTGGGAAGACCTTCAAGATGTCTCAGGATATCGtgaaaaagatttcaagCTGTTTAGGTCCTAATATCCCAATTGAATCGGTTGCACAGGGTGCAGAGGCCGTGGTATTCAGCACCACTGTCCATCCATACCACCCCAATGCCGGTACCGACAAAAAATACATAGTCAAGTACAGACCACCCAAACGGTATAGGCATCCTTCTATTGATCAAGCATTGACTAAACGTAGGACTTTAGGTGAGTCACGTCTGTTATCCAAATTATATCTAATCGAGGGCCTGAACGTTCCAAAACTGATAGCCTGTGATCCATACAATGGCTGTATATGGCTCGAGTTTTTAGGACAAGAGTTGCCAAATGGCAATGGTTTCAGCAATCTGAAGAATTTCCTATGGATGTATGCATCGAAAGGCTACAATCCTCATGATAATGTTGTTAAAGAGACTCTACATGCTGTTGGGCAGCAAATCGGATTATTACATTGGAATGACTACTGTCACGGAGATCTGACCAGTTCCAACATAGTACTTGGTAAAGTAAAAGATGGTTGGAAAGCGtatttgattgattttgGTTTAAGCTCGACCTCCAATTTAGTAGAGGACAAAGGCGTTGATCTGTACGTGTTAGAAAGAGCAATCATGAGTACACATTCCTCCTATGCTGATGACTACAATGCATGGCTACTTGAGGGGTTCTCTCAAGTTTATCAGAGTCAAGGTTCAAAAGGTGAGaccaaattgaaggaagttCTGAATAGATTCAATGAGGTAAGGCTTCGCGGTAGGAAGAGGAGTATGATTGGATAATTTGATTTCTAAGAATTTGTAAAGCTAATGAATCTTATTTTAAAGCCTTTCTAATAGTGCCTTTGACGCATCCCATGACACCATTAAATAAAAATAACTGAATCTCCCTCCTTTAAATCTCTAACGTCTATGGGATATTCGTCGATCAGT of the Torulaspora delbrueckii CBS 1146 chromosome 7, complete genome genome contains:
- the BUD32 gene encoding serine/threonine protein kinase BUD32 (similar to Saccharomyces cerevisiae BUD32 (YGR262C); ancestral locus Anc_5.43), yielding MSQDIVKKISSCLGPNIPIESVAQGAEAVVFSTTVHPYHPNAGTDKKYIVKYRPPKRYRHPSIDQALTKRRTLGESRLLSKLYLIEGLNVPKLIACDPYNGCIWLEFLGQELPNGNGFSNLKNFLWMYASKGYNPHDNVVKETLHAVGQQIGLLHWNDYCHGDLTSSNIVLGKVKDGWKAYLIDFGLSSTSNLVEDKGVDLYVLERAIMSTHSSYADDYNAWLLEGFSQVYQSQGSKGETKLKEVLNRFNEVRLRGRKRSMIG